The following is a genomic window from Neoarius graeffei isolate fNeoGra1 chromosome 16, fNeoGra1.pri, whole genome shotgun sequence.
ATTAGCACAACATGTTAGTGTAGCAGCAAAACAGGAAGTCCCACCTCTTTCTCCAGAGCGACGTGAATGTGCAGCGGTTTGTCTGATATCATAAACTCACAAGTTGTCTCATTAGACGGAGGAGCACTGCTTTTATCAGGAGCGTACTGCACCTTCCTTATAGCTAAACGCACTGAGCTCCTacagacagacaggcaaacagagagacaaacagtgagagagacagacagtgagacagacaatgagacagagagcgagacagacagacagtgagagcgacagagacagacagacagagagtgagacagagagatagacaggcagacagagagagacagacaaacagagagacaggcagaaagacagacaaacagtgagacagagagacagacagagacaggcagaaagacagacagacagacagtgagagagagacagacagtgagacagagagtgagacagacagacagacaatgagacagacagatagacagacagagagtgagacagacagagaccagTGTTTTCcctagaaaaaaattaaagccctaaattctggcatgataatacacagacaattgagtgccaaCGGCGCGAAAGCGAGCACCGAagcgaagcgaaactagggggtcCGGAGGCATggccccccggaaaattttttgaaaatagatgctctcaggtgcattttcagggtctctgagaggctttagacacactgtaaaaaagaatagttgagaatacttgaaatttcaaggcaacagtctgcattaataattttatgttttgccaatgatgtgcccatgataatccaaactatgataacactgttatctttattaagaattcttaattaagtcaattttcaattcctcattctgccaacatagatttctctttttgctgaacagtggcattcacagtagtacaaaaaggcaattgaggttatcacaaatttttttggggggcttttttcacctttatttggataggacagtgtagagacaggaaatgagcaggagaaagagagatcaggaaatgacctcaggtcagaatcaaacccaggcccccggatttatggtatggcgccttatccacctgagccacgacaacatgaacttcaaccggagagagaaccacattgcccagcccttgcatttgggagaggaaaccacgtgtcttggtcattcagagcatgcgctgaataaacacctgtgacaattatgtattttcaattcagattattcactattgtatatttacacatcattgaggtgcaccctatcagtttgatgtggatttttcttgatgtggataattctaaaaaatagaattacgctttgttcaagtaattccatattcacaattgaatggacaagaaaatatgaataattattaacgaacagaaaaatccacatcaaactgatagggtgcacctcaatgatgtgtaaatatgcagtagtgaataatctgaattgaaaatacataattgccacaggtgtttattcagtgcatgctcttaatgaccaagacacggggtttcctctcccaaatgcaagggctgggcaatgtggttctctctccggttgaagatcatgttgtcgtggctcaggtggataaggcgccataccataaatccggggacctgggttcgattctaacctgaggtcatttcccaatccgtctctctctcctgctcatttcctgtctctacactgtcctatccaaataaaggtaaaaaaaaaattgtgagaacctcaattgcctttttgtactactgtgaatgccactgttcagcaaaaagagaaatctatgttggcagaatgaggaattgaaaattgacttaattaagaattcttaataaagacaacagtgttatcatagtttggattatcatgggcatacatcgttggcaaaacataaaattcttaatgcagactgttgccttgaaatttcaagtattctcgactattctttttttacagtgcacatgATTATAGGATGGATTTTACCagcgtttcaatgatttctgacctaaatagtattaatgtatacacatttgaaatttcaccttaaagttcaacatgcaagttaaactgttttgttattgaTTGCTGAGGTATATGatcgattgaaaatctacggggatcccttaattatctctgatcaagtcgtgttgtaacaaaaatgtgcatgaaaatatgaacagtggttatgcaatccagtgaagagaatcgatcatcatgacctcctgttgatcacaaagggatctgaacctaagacttgccaccttaaaataagtcactgtattactataactgtaatgatttagaatgtttctgatgcaattaccgtaatatatgtagaactaagatacgctgaaaagaaaagtaaggcaactgcgtattataaagtttaaattttggcactttattaaatggactagattaagattaaaacatatttaaaggaaaagaaaacttaattcatacatttaagtttgcaggaagattatgtacttataaacacattcatgaagagaatttgttaataagtgtcaaatgtagcataattttgaataataacgataagcgtatttggcagtgtgatgtcactgtgagcctttaacaaaagaataatccggagccgccttttgttaaatggatcccagtgacatcacactgccaaaattatgctatattcgacacatttggacaacttcactttgtgagagtgtttataagcacataatctttctgcaaacccaaactaatgaatgaagttttctcctcctttaaagcagattaattctccttggcccaatgttgggtgaccctctcatagtccatctcactGTCCTCCATGCTGAtggggatcaaattgtccagcgagtgctttttgagccagtcgctgtgatcaaaattgacgacgttttcgttgtcgtgacagttgtctggttttgtgcgccatcactcacgttggtttgttgacgtttagtcaaccaatctttgatcgaagccataatgataatagactaggtcCAACTTTTGtggttaaaatcagtcggctttgtccgtctggtgcgggACAACATCCGCAGCCAACGAGATCGCTTAtgatgaatcggaaaattccgggatgtctgacgttttcttttgctatttttattggacggtttgaacacgtgatcttgacacagccaacagaGTACAGTTTgtctacatcataccacgcggacatattactttgacagaatcgacacaaacattgggaaaaaaaGATGGCTTGTTTAatacaaatatcaatcagtatataaatggatctgttatttgctctcctatgtatctagttacttgtgggtaggaaatttaaggtATCGgtataaattagtgctgtcaagcgattaaaatatttaatcgcgattaatgtcgcgactgtcatagttaactcgcaattaatcgcacatttttgtcacatgaaaaaccattgtaattctcttatcagcataaaaaagtgaatgggcttgctcaccgttcgaactatgggggtactcgggggatccgagatcccctgaaacagacatgagatcccttgaaaacatgatttgggaaatgttggatggtctctaaaatattggcaaaatgatgtttattgacatagcaatcgtgtgtaacaggaagcatttgcatatccgaagtgttgtgtttacatcaaagataaaataaaccgatatgacaatgactgctgctgccaggttggggacacaaactagtagaaaggaagtgtgccaacagtggagatccgcgcgatggagatccgcgctctgagacaagcgcaagcacccccaccagggaaaaaaagggaccccctgaaaatatcggcatagttcgaacactggttgtaccaatgttttttttttttattgcagagcataacacgtcttgtcacagccactgcaaagtcgggctggagccgccgatgggaaaacgaaacctaagccgagcaccgtggctcttcatcccgaggcacggggctagcgtgccctgcccgcgctggttctttggggggagggcagaagactctggctgtgcggggcgtggcattacagtctagctgctatcgtttttctaagcaaagtctctgttccaagttcctggcagtttcaaaagcttatgaaaaacctacatcatgtcacagagtgttaatctcgcgataaaaaattatcgccgttaaaattgagtcaagttaacacgttaataacgcgacatttttgacagcactagtataaaTCTAAGTGTATTGGATTTTAACTAAAGTGACTAagtgtatcggcaggcagagcaagcgtatcaggcccgatatgctgaaacgctttggggaaaaccatggagacagacagaaagacagacagacagagacagacagtgagacagacagaaagacagacagacaaacagagacagacagtgagacagacagacagagggacagacagtgagacagacagagatctaTATGTAAGTGATCAGAATATGATCGTTTTTATGGTGGTGTGCATCAGATGGTTACCTCTTATGAGCTTTCTCATCCTGATTCTCAGCACAGAAAGCCTTCACCTCAAACTCCACCGCAcaatgctacacacacacacacacacacagctaaatcTCATCCCAAGTCAAATTCCATGCTTATCAAAACACAGTATTACACCGTAATCAGGCGAAATGACAACAATGAAGAAAAAGACAACAATAACCAGCTGCTTTACAACCTCAACTGACAAAACACTGCACAAGCTAATCGACATTACTGTGGCACTCATGAACTTTGTGCTGTGTTGATTACATGCATGTCATTGCGATTGTAATTGTAGATGAACTTGATGTGCGTGCTGTCATTATTGTGATTCGGTGTATGTGTGTATTTTGCTTACTGTTGTTCTATTACAGTGATGTGTGTGCGTTCTCAGTAGTGGTGTGTTGTTGTAGAGATtaggtgcgagtgtgtgtgtcgtCGTCACTGTGTTATGGTTGGTGTTGTAAACATTACATATGTGTGGTTAAGGATTGGTAATGTGTCGTTGTGCTGTTACAGGGGTTAGTGTGGTGTTGTTACCGTGATTGTTGCTGTGGGGATTgtgggtttgtgtgtgtattGTTGTTGTCACTGTTGTCACGGTTACCTTGCCCTCATCAGTGGGTGCCGGCTGCAGAGCCACAGAGCATGGCAAGTTATCAGGAAACTGAAACACACAACATAGAAAACACAACTTGTCGTCACTTTGTATATAACCTCAGCTTTAGCCTTAAGCATCCTTATCTGTTAGACTTGAGGGAAATTAATCCTTCAGTGTCAGCCTTTAGGGCATGTAAATGATTAGTCTTCAGAGCTTTTGTCCTGTGATCTTTGCCTTTAGGGCATTTTCTCCATTACATCTTTATCCTTAGACTTAGACATTAGTCCTTCAGTGTAAGACTTTTGTGCATGTCACTAATAGCCTTTTGGGCACTTAGCCTTCTTATTCTTGGACTTTATGCTGCTTAGTCCTTGAATGTTAACATTTAAAGCAGTGTTAGCCTTTAGGACACATAAATTATTAGTCTTCAAAACCTTAGTCACTTGCACTTTCCCTTTAGGGCATTTTCTCCATTGCATCTTTGTCCTTAGACTTTACTCCTTAGCCACTGGTTCTTCAATGGTAGACTTTTGGACACATCACTAATAGCCTTTAGGGCACATAGCCTTTTTACTCTTCAaagcacttgttttttttttttttagtgttagCCTTTAGGGCACATAAATAATTAGTCTTCAGAACCTTAGTCATTTGCACTTTCCCTTTAGGGCATTTTCTCCTTTCCAACTTTGTCCTTCGACTTTAGTCCTTACCCACTGGATTTCAATGTTAGACTTTTGGGCACATCACTAATAGCCTTTCAGGCACTTAGCCTTTTTTTTACTCCTCAAAGCTTTACAGTGTTAGCTTTTAGGGCACTTAGTCCTATAAACCTTGTCCTCATAACCTAATTATTTGTGCTTTACCTTTCGCGCTCTTTCAGAGCTTTTATGCCTTTGTCCTTAGTCTTCAGTTCTTTAGTCATTAGTCCTTCACCCTTAGAGCACCTACCTCCTCATCTGCCTTGGCCTTTAGGGCTCTTATTTCTTTACACTTCACCTTTAGACTAAAAGTGGCACTACATTTAATCAGAGCCACACAAACCAAAAGACTGATTTGAggcttttgaatttgatgcctttGCTGTTACCTCAAAGAAGAATGGGTGGGCGTCATCTCCAAGTTTATGCAGCAGCCTCTCTTGCAGTTTGGTGTGGATGCTGCGCTCACGATCCTGCAGTGGGGGATACACCTGCCTTGTACACACATAGATATCTCTCCGAAACGCCCAACCCAGTACATCTGTGTCATCACGGCCATAACGGAACGTACATGACAACATGACAtacactgccacacacacacacacacacacacacacacacacacacacacacacacacacacacaattagcgGGAAAGACAATGTTAATTTGTTCATCCAGCATTCTCCAACATATAACAAACACACCATCAGTGCCCCCTAGTGGGTAATGTTCAGTGTTTGACCAATCACAAAGCAGAAATCCATCATGTTACATCCTTTTACTGGTCAGATATTATTGCATGAAAATACATCCATGTGACAGGTTTTTGAAAAAGAAAAGATAGTATTAATTTTATCTATCGAGGAATTGTTCGAAGGCTTTGCAAACACGCAATTGGCTACTTAGCAAACTAGCGAGCTGACTGAGTTGCTGAGGCACCATTTAAGTAATAACAGTGATGTTCTCTCACCTTTCTTTCCTTTTATTTGCTGCAGATCGAGCAGCACTACaccatctgaaacacacacacacacacacacacacaataaatacaGGGGTTCAGACAGAGTAAAACAACGAGGAATAAGTAAATAAAGGACAGATTctaggcggtacggtggtgtagtggttagcgctgtcgcctcacagcaagaaggtccgggttcgagccccgtggccggcgagggcctttctgtgcggagtttgcatgttctccccgtgtccgcgtgggtttcctccgggtgctccggtttcccccacagtccaaagacatgcaggttaggttaactggtgactctaaattgaccgtaggtgtgaatgtgagtgtgaatggttgtctgtgtctatgtgtcagccctgtgatgacctggcgacttgtccagggtgtaccccgcctttcgcccgtagtcagctgggataggctccagcttgcctgcaaccctgtagaacaggataaagcggctagagataatgagatgagatgaggacagaTTCTAGCATTAGCTTTTAGGGCACTACCTCTTttactatttaaaaaaaccccaccatcCTCCAGAGACTAAGAACGAaataatacaagacaccaacaacCCTAAGCCCTTAGGGGCACTTACTTTTGCACCCTTAGCCTTTGGAGTGCCATATTCACTCTTTCATCCTTATCTTTTAGGATATTTTGATCTTTCACCTTTGGagtttaagtaaaatttcatcatccCTTACCTAACTAGCCACAAGAGCTTATGGACAAGTGAACTTACCAACAGGATCGACGAAATCACAGTGATCCACAAAGTCCCGCCTCCCCATGTAAATACCCACCTAGCATCACACAAACACAATATCAATTAATATTATATTATAACAACAAAACTGATTGCGTTCAGTCATTGAACGCTACCAGAGACAGAGGGGGAAAGCGATTCTTACTGATTTGTCACGTGACAGCTTCTTATAAATGACATGCTTTGGACTCATAATGCTACCTAAAGAGAAAAATAACACAAATTACACACTTTAACACACACAGATCACTTAACACAGACACGTATACTCATGCATATAGAAATGAATGTGTGCTGTTTAAATGTAATCAGGAAAAAGCAGGAAAATACAGCTCACAACACATGAGCTATGAACTGTATGGCTTTCAAAATGGTCGCCGTTATAAACCGTCATTCACTGAAAGGAACAAAATTGTCAACAGTCATTTTAGTTTACATTTCGTGTGATCATGACGTGTCACTGACTAACTTTCCATAGTTATTCATTTGGCTGACACACGTTAACTTTTATTGTGAATAAAGCTACATGCTAATGCTTGCTAACAATCTTAAACCATCATTTTGATCTCACATGTGTGAAtaatgagacacagagagagagagagagagagagagagaatatgtaaaGAGAGTGTCCCCTGTTTGGCTTCAACAAATGTTCATAGATTTTATTTATTACCTCTACCAACTTTGTTAGAAGGGGtgatgttttcgcctccatttgtttatttgtttgttcacaatgtaactcaaaaagtagtgaatggattttgatgcaaTTTTGAGTTAAGGTGATCCATGGGTGAagaaacaactgattagatttggaTGCAAATCTGATATGTATgcaaatccaggattttttttttgtcttttcccaatgtaactcaaaaagtagtgaacggatttggatgaaatttggtggaaatgtGATCCATGGAGCAATGAACAAttgactagattttgatgcaaatccggatacgtATGTGATTCCAAGATCTAAATATGTCTACGGATCCAGGATATttctgtctgttcccaatgtaactcaaaaagtagtgaacggatttggatgaaatttggtggaaacgtGATCCATGGAGCAATGAACAAttgactagattttgatgcaaatccggatatgtatgtgattCCAAGATCTAAATATGTCTACGGATCCAGGATATttctgtctgttcccaatgtaactcaaaaagtactgaacggatttggatgaaatttggtgtacagctttagtaatatcctaggttcaagtgatataaatttgatgttgataatatgtggcttggtagaGGTATGGACTCCATCAAGTGTCCTTCTTGTCTATAATTTTATTGTTCCGCTCAGGAGATTGAGCAGGTGTTTCTTATCCATTTCATCCTCATCAGCAGTGTGCTTCTTAATCCTAATCCGAACATCATCAGCAACAGCATAATAACACGGTTCATTTCAGACCAAACACACAAACATCAGAGTTTAATACATTAGCTTTCCTGTGTGTTCTGACAAACTAACAAACACTGAGTACCATTTAACAGTGCATATGTAAATATGATCAAATAAACATGTAGACAGTTAGCAatatcacagcaatttgccaatgaatCCAATGTTTTGCTTATGAAATAAATGAAACCTTGTTGTTTTAAATCCAGATATAGTTTCATTTAATGTTGAGGAACATTTGTGAAACAAATCCATTCCCATTATCGCTTAAGTGATAAGAGATAAACAGTCATTAAAATAATAAtcatggaaaaagaaaaaaatcattatgattattattaaacGATGTTGTGTGATAGTGTGAATCTG
Proteins encoded in this region:
- the sagb gene encoding S-arrestin b isoform X1, yielding MSPKHVIYKKLSRDKSVGIYMGRRDFVDHCDFVDPVDGVVLLDLQQIKGKKVYVMLSCTFRYGRDDTDVLGWAFRRDIYVCTRQVYPPLQDRERSIHTKLQERLLHKLGDDAHPFFFEFPDNLPCSVALQPAPTDEGKHCAVEFEVKAFCAENQDEKAHKRSSVRLAIRKVQYAPDKSSAPPSNETTCEFMISDKPLHIHVALEKETYYHGEPINVSVDVDNSSSKDLKNLTVSVEQVTNVVLYSNDKYTKSVACEATTDTVQSGTSLKKVYTLYPLLKNSHERRGLALDGKLKHEDTNLASSSIVKAEVLKEILGMLVSYRVVVRGTAAGMIGSSEVAVEVPFMLMHPKPEEARTRTWCLRILNARISKVWSATMTNLLRTRETPIIFCWNQYLLSSVYYRDYYRMKES
- the sagb gene encoding S-arrestin b isoform X3, whose protein sequence is MSPKHVIYKKLSRDKSVGIYMGRRDFVDHCDFVDPVDGVVLLDLQQIKGKKVYVMLSCTFRYGRDDTDVLGWAFRRDIYVCTRQVYPPLQDRERSIHTKLQERLLHKLGDDAHPFFFEFPDNLPCSVALQPAPTDEGKHCAVEFEVKAFCAENQDEKAHKRSSVRLAIRKVQYAPDKSSAPPSNETTCEFMISDKPLHIHVALEKETYYHGEPINVSVDVDNSSSKDLKNLTVSVEQVTNVVLYSNDKYTKSVACEATTDTVQSGTSLKKVYTLYPLLKNSHERRGLALDGKLKHEDTNLASSSIVKAEVLKEILGMLVSYRVVVRGTAAGMIGSSEVAVEVPFMLMHPKPEEVKDGEDTDMVFEDFKRSYLKGVVGDDDESAEDS
- the sagb gene encoding S-arrestin b isoform X4 encodes the protein MSPKHVIYKKLSRDKSVGIYMGRRDFVDHCDFVDPVDGVVLLDLQQIKGKKVYVMLSCTFRYGRDDTDVLGWAFRRDIYVCTRQVYPPLQDRERSIHTKLQERLLHKLGDDAHPFFFEFPDNLPCSVALQPAPTDEGKHCAVEFEVKAFCAENQDEKAHKRSSVRLAIRKVQYAPDKSSAPPSNETTCEFMISDKPLHIHVALEKETYYHGEPINVSVDVDNSSSKDLKNLTVSVEQVTNVVLYSNDKYTKSVACEATTDTVQSGTSLKKVYTLYPLLKNSHERRGLALDGKLKHEDTNLASSSIVKAEVLKEILGMLVSYRVVVRGTAAGMIGSSEVAVEVPFMLMHPKPEEENGDDTDMVFEDFKRSYLKGVVGDDDESAEDS
- the sagb gene encoding S-arrestin b isoform X2, which encodes MSPKHVIYKKLSRDKSVGIYMGRRDFVDHCDFVDPVDGVVLLDLQQIKGKKVYVMLSCTFRYGRDDTDVLGWAFRRDIYVCTRQVYPPLQDRERSIHTKLQERLLHKLGDDAHPFFFEFPDNLPCSVALQPAPTDEGKHCAVEFEVKAFCAENQDEKAHKRSSVRLAIRKVQYAPDKSSAPPSNETTCEFMISDKPLHIHVALEKETYYHGEPINVSVDVDNSSSKDLKNLTVSVEQVTNVVLYSNDKYTKSVACEATTDTVQSGTSLKKVYTLYPLLKNSHERRGLALDGKLKHEDTNLASSSIVKAEVLKEILGMLVSYRVVVRGTAAGMIGSSEVAVEVPFMLMHPKPEEGDEDTDMVFEDFKRSYLKGVVGDDDESAEDS